A region of Candidatus Methylacidiphilales bacterium DNA encodes the following proteins:
- a CDS encoding phospholipase D-like domain-containing protein, which yields MLARKGIKVYLPPLDGGTQQGSMHLKCMTIDDRIVWTGSANWTFNAKELNIEDYLRIENEAVVKFYSNHLQCLTQNLP from the coding sequence ATGCTAGCAAGAAAAGGTATCAAGGTTTACCTTCCTCCACTCGACGGCGGCACTCAACAAGGAAGTATGCATCTAAAGTGCATGACGATAGACGATCGGATCGTGTGGACAGGGAGCGCGAATTGGACATTCAATGCAAAGGAATTAAATATAGAAGATTATCTACGTATAGAGAATGAAGCTGTAGTTAAATTCTATAGTAACCACCTCCAGTGCCTTACTCAAAATCTCCCCTGA